In Streptomyces thermolilacinus SPC6, a single genomic region encodes these proteins:
- a CDS encoding threonine/serine exporter family protein, protein MVAEPHGPEEDRKPQSDEAHSAFTPPAGVEPPGPPEDDHPSSEFAIPEGLAPEPSGEPEGSAFARPSTFDARLAHPAYTPAQGGPAVRLSKDAPWQDRMRTMLRMPVSERPLTEPAQRHEEGGGPAVPRVLDLTLRIGELLLAGGEGAEDVEAAMFAICRSYGMDRCEPTVTFTLLSVTYQPSLVDDPVTASRIVRRRGTDYTRLTAVYQLVTDISTEGVDVTLEEAYRRLALIRRNRHPYPGWALTLAAGGLAGAASVLLGGGWAVFLIAAAGAMLGDRLAWLAAGRGLPEFYQFAVAAVPPAALGVAVSLLHAGLRPSAVITGGLFALIPGRALVAAVQDGLTGFYITASARLLEVVYFFVAIVVGVLTTLYVGVQLGAGLSPEGTVVPVERPVVSILAAMALSLTFGVLLQQERSTVVFVMLNGAVAWVVFGAIAVTAEGSAVLATALAAGLVGLFGQLMARYERSTSLPYVTAAIGPLLPGSAMYYGVLNIAQNNMDAGFASLARAAALALAIAIGVNLGGELARMFLRAPATAATRRAAKRTRGF, encoded by the coding sequence GTGGTGGCGGAGCCGCACGGTCCGGAAGAGGACCGCAAACCGCAGTCGGACGAGGCGCACAGCGCCTTCACCCCGCCTGCCGGTGTGGAGCCGCCGGGCCCGCCGGAGGACGACCACCCGAGCTCGGAGTTCGCCATCCCGGAGGGGCTGGCGCCCGAGCCGTCAGGTGAGCCCGAGGGCTCGGCGTTCGCGCGGCCGTCCACGTTCGACGCGCGGCTGGCTCATCCGGCGTACACACCCGCGCAGGGTGGGCCGGCGGTCCGGCTGTCGAAGGACGCGCCGTGGCAGGACCGGATGCGGACCATGCTGCGGATGCCGGTCAGCGAGCGGCCGCTGACGGAACCGGCGCAGCGGCACGAGGAGGGCGGCGGCCCCGCCGTGCCGCGCGTGCTGGACCTGACGCTGCGTATCGGGGAGCTGCTGCTGGCGGGCGGCGAGGGCGCCGAGGACGTCGAGGCGGCCATGTTCGCGATCTGCCGTTCGTACGGGATGGACCGCTGCGAGCCGACCGTCACGTTCACCCTGCTGTCGGTCACGTACCAGCCGTCGCTGGTGGACGACCCGGTGACGGCGAGCCGGATCGTACGGCGGCGCGGCACGGACTACACGCGGCTGACGGCCGTGTACCAGCTGGTCACGGACATCAGCACCGAGGGCGTGGACGTCACCCTGGAGGAGGCGTACCGGCGGCTCGCGCTGATACGGCGCAACCGGCACCCGTACCCGGGCTGGGCGCTGACCCTCGCGGCGGGCGGCCTCGCCGGGGCGGCGTCGGTGCTGCTCGGCGGCGGCTGGGCGGTGTTCCTGATCGCGGCGGCCGGGGCGATGCTCGGCGACCGGCTGGCGTGGCTGGCGGCGGGGCGGGGGCTGCCGGAGTTCTACCAGTTCGCGGTGGCGGCGGTGCCGCCCGCGGCGCTGGGCGTGGCGGTGAGCCTGCTGCACGCGGGGCTGCGGCCGTCGGCGGTGATCACGGGTGGCCTGTTCGCCCTGATTCCGGGGCGTGCGCTGGTCGCGGCGGTGCAGGACGGACTGACGGGCTTCTACATCACCGCGTCGGCGCGTCTGCTGGAGGTCGTGTACTTCTTCGTCGCGATCGTGGTGGGCGTGCTGACGACGCTGTACGTGGGGGTGCAGCTGGGGGCCGGGCTGAGCCCGGAGGGGACGGTCGTACCGGTGGAGCGGCCGGTCGTGTCGATCCTCGCGGCGATGGCGCTGTCGCTGACCTTCGGGGTGCTGCTCCAGCAGGAACGCTCCACGGTCGTGTTCGTGATGCTGAACGGCGCCGTCGCCTGGGTCGTGTTCGGGGCGATCGCGGTGACGGCGGAGGGGTCGGCGGTGCTGGCGACGGCGCTCGCGGCCGGGCTGGTGGGCCTCTTCGGGCAGCTGATGGCACGGTACGAGCGGTCCACGTCGCTGCCGTACGTGACTGCGGCGATCGGGCCGCTGCTGCCCGGTTCCGCGATGTACTACGGCGTGCTGAACATCGCGCAGAACAACATGGACGCCGGTTTCGCCTCGCTGGCGCGGGCGGCGGCGCTGGCGCTGGCCATCGCGATCGGGGTGAACCTGGGCGGCGAGCTGGCCCGGATGTTCCTGCGGGCCCCGGCGACGGCGGCGACCCGCCGTGCGGCGAAGCGCACGAGGGGCTTCTGA
- a CDS encoding DUF368 domain-containing protein gives MAKLAGPQLFNVFRGSLIGAAEAVPGISGGTVALITGVYEKLIGGAGHLTSAARMAVTDLPRGKGGARAAAEARKVDWAVVVPLLIGMAAALVLAAKLIAPLVKEHPQYSYAVFFGLVLASLWVPFSGSGRTWRPLDYLIGLAVAVGGFLLTGLPPAHVPTHPLIVAAAGAVAICALVLPGVSGSFILLTLGLYEPTIEAVNERNFGHLGAFAVGCLVGLALFVKLLKWLLEHYHHMTLVVMTGLMAGSLRALWPWQDDDRALLAPSGEVGLTVALALVGALVVVAVLIVEHRSKKRLENRPAGRGRHARVPTAPQTHADHAVDTRVS, from the coding sequence ATGGCTAAGCTGGCCGGCCCCCAGTTGTTCAACGTGTTCCGCGGCTCCCTCATCGGCGCCGCCGAGGCCGTGCCCGGCATCAGCGGTGGCACCGTCGCGCTGATCACCGGTGTGTACGAGAAGCTCATCGGCGGCGCCGGTCATCTGACGAGCGCGGCGCGCATGGCCGTCACGGACCTGCCGCGCGGCAAGGGCGGCGCCCGGGCGGCCGCCGAGGCGCGGAAGGTCGACTGGGCTGTCGTCGTCCCGCTGCTCATCGGCATGGCCGCGGCGCTGGTGCTGGCGGCGAAGCTGATCGCCCCGCTGGTGAAGGAGCACCCGCAGTACTCGTACGCGGTGTTCTTCGGGCTGGTGCTGGCGTCGCTGTGGGTGCCGTTCTCCGGCTCGGGGCGGACCTGGCGGCCACTGGACTACCTGATCGGCCTCGCCGTGGCCGTCGGCGGTTTCCTCCTGACGGGTCTGCCGCCCGCGCACGTGCCGACGCACCCGCTGATCGTCGCGGCGGCGGGCGCGGTCGCCATCTGCGCGCTGGTGCTGCCCGGCGTGTCGGGATCCTTCATCCTGCTGACGCTGGGCCTGTACGAGCCGACGATCGAGGCGGTCAACGAGCGGAACTTCGGGCACCTGGGCGCCTTCGCGGTGGGCTGCCTCGTGGGTCTCGCACTGTTCGTGAAACTGCTGAAGTGGCTGCTGGAGCACTACCACCACATGACGCTGGTGGTGATGACCGGCCTGATGGCGGGATCACTGCGCGCCCTGTGGCCGTGGCAGGACGACGACCGGGCGCTGCTCGCCCCGAGCGGTGAGGTGGGGCTGACGGTCGCTCTGGCGTTGGTCGGCGCGCTGGTCGTCGTCGCCGTGCTGATCGTGGAGCACCGGTCGAAGAAGCGGCTGGAGAACCGCCCGGCCGGGCGTGGCCGGCACGCGCGGGTGCCGACGGCACCCCAGACGCACGCCGATCACGCGGTGGACACCCGCGTGAGCTGA
- a CDS encoding MerR family transcriptional regulator: MGYSVGQVARLAGITVRTLHHYDEIGLLGPSGRSHAGHRRYEDDDLDRLQQILFYRELGFPLDEVAVLLDDPDTDPREHLRRQHHLLTARIAELQKMAEAVEHAMEAKKMGINLTPEEKFEVFGDDPEKYNDEVEQRWGDTDAYRESQRRTARYTKADWQRVQDEAKDWGDRYGALMDEGEAPEGERAMAMAEEHRQHICRWFYECPYELHRCLGDMYVADERFKAFYDGMRPGLAEHVRGAIHANADRHA; the protein is encoded by the coding sequence ATGGGCTACTCCGTCGGACAGGTCGCCCGCCTCGCCGGGATCACGGTGCGCACCCTGCACCACTACGACGAGATCGGGCTGCTCGGCCCGAGCGGCCGCAGCCACGCCGGACACCGGCGCTATGAGGACGACGACCTCGACCGGTTGCAGCAGATCCTGTTCTACCGGGAGCTCGGCTTCCCGCTCGACGAGGTCGCGGTCCTGCTCGACGACCCGGATACGGACCCGCGGGAACACCTGCGGCGCCAGCACCACCTGCTGACCGCCCGGATCGCCGAACTGCAGAAGATGGCCGAGGCCGTCGAACACGCCATGGAGGCCAAGAAGATGGGAATCAACCTCACCCCCGAGGAGAAGTTCGAGGTCTTCGGGGACGACCCGGAGAAGTACAACGACGAGGTCGAGCAGCGGTGGGGCGACACCGACGCGTACCGCGAGTCGCAGCGCCGCACCGCCCGTTACACGAAGGCGGACTGGCAGCGCGTCCAGGACGAGGCGAAGGACTGGGGCGACCGCTACGGGGCGCTCATGGACGAGGGCGAGGCGCCGGAGGGCGAGCGCGCCATGGCCATGGCGGAGGAGCACCGGCAGCACATCTGCCGCTGGTTCTACGAGTGCCCGTACGAGCTGCACCGCTGCCTGGGCGACATGTACGTCGCCGACGAGCGCTTCAAGGCGTTCTACGACGGCATGCGCCCGGGGCTGGCCGAGCACGTGCGGGGCGCGATCCACGCGAACGCCGACCGGCACGCGTAG
- a CDS encoding PadR family transcriptional regulator, translating to MSAIRLLVLGAVRQHGRAHGYQVRNDLEYWGAHEWSNAKPGSIYHALKQMAKQGLLRAHETAPSTAGGPPRTEYEITEQGTEEYFALLREALTAYDQKPDSLSAALGFIVDLPRDEVVGLLRRRVEDLERWRATVTGYYTPEGGPGQLGHIGEIMNLWLHQADAGAAWTRGLIERIEAGAYTFAGEGEPFVGVLAEGQENPYATGTPHPGDRG from the coding sequence ATGTCGGCGATCCGGCTGCTGGTGCTCGGCGCGGTCCGCCAGCACGGGCGCGCGCACGGCTACCAGGTGCGCAACGACCTGGAGTACTGGGGCGCGCACGAGTGGTCCAACGCCAAGCCCGGCTCGATCTACCACGCGCTGAAGCAGATGGCGAAGCAGGGCCTGCTGCGCGCCCATGAGACCGCGCCCAGCACCGCGGGCGGCCCGCCCCGCACCGAGTACGAGATCACGGAGCAGGGCACCGAGGAGTACTTCGCCCTGCTCCGCGAGGCCCTCACGGCGTACGACCAGAAGCCCGACAGCCTCAGCGCCGCGCTCGGGTTCATCGTGGACCTGCCGCGTGACGAGGTCGTCGGGCTGCTGCGCCGGCGCGTCGAGGACCTCGAGCGCTGGCGGGCCACCGTGACCGGCTACTACACGCCCGAGGGCGGCCCCGGGCAGCTCGGCCACATCGGGGAGATCATGAATCTGTGGCTCCACCAGGCCGACGCGGGCGCCGCCTGGACCCGTGGCCTCATCGAGCGGATCGAGGCCGGGGCGTACACCTTCGCGGGCGAGGGCGAGCCCTTCGTCGGCGTCCTCGCGGAGGGCCAGGAGAACCCGTACGCCACGGGCACCCCGCACCCCGGCGACCGGGGCTGA
- a CDS encoding DinB family protein — protein sequence MVALVPPEAHGDERGALLTFIEAQRAALRRSVLGLTGEQAASRTTASELSLSGLLKHAAEVELNWLRLAQQRPNDKRRSRDTWSEGFRLSGDETIDGVLAFWDDVVKELEEFIRTVPSLDDTFPLPEAPWFPKDGRVSMRWMALHLVQEFGRHAGHADIIRESLDGKTSFELIAMEAGQKA from the coding sequence ATGGTCGCTCTCGTTCCCCCGGAGGCACACGGCGATGAGCGCGGCGCGCTGCTCACCTTCATCGAGGCGCAGCGCGCCGCCCTGCGCCGCTCGGTCCTCGGACTGACCGGGGAACAGGCGGCGAGCCGTACCACCGCCAGCGAACTGTCGCTGTCCGGGCTGCTCAAGCACGCGGCGGAGGTCGAGCTCAACTGGCTGCGCCTCGCCCAGCAGCGCCCCAACGACAAGCGGCGCAGCCGTGACACCTGGTCCGAGGGCTTCCGGTTGAGCGGCGACGAGACCATCGACGGCGTGCTCGCCTTCTGGGACGACGTCGTCAAGGAGCTGGAGGAGTTCATCCGTACGGTGCCGAGCCTGGACGACACCTTCCCGCTGCCCGAGGCGCCGTGGTTCCCCAAGGACGGCCGGGTCTCCATGCGGTGGATGGCGCTGCACCTGGTGCAGGAGTTCGGCCGGCACGCCGGGCACGCCGACATCATCCGCGAGTCCCTGGACGGCAAGACGTCCTTCGAGCTGATCGCGATGGAGGCCGGCCAGAAGGCGTAG
- a CDS encoding aldehyde dehydrogenase family protein, with protein MSYFRDLALQYIDGEWRAGGGSWDIIDFNPYNEEKLASITVATVDEVDQAYRAAERAQPGWAATNPYKRRGVFERALRIIEDREPELIEVIVAELGGTRGKAAFELHLAREFMREAIHLSLRPEGRILPSPIDGKENRLYRLPVGVVGVISPFNFPFLLSLKSVAPALALGNAVVLKPHQNTPILGGTMVAKVFEDAGLPPGVLNVVVTDIAEIGDALLEHPVPRVISFTGSDRVGQHVATVCAKHFKRAVLECGGNSALVVLDDADLDYAVDAAVFSRFIHQGQACMAANRLLVDRSVVDEFTEKFVAKVRTLKTGDPSEPETHVGPLINSSQVESVMAAVQQTVAAGATVLTGGTSEGNIVVPTVLTDIPADAAVLGQEIFGPVALIIPFDGEEEALRIANDTPYGLSGGVHTGDIERGVRFAQRVHTGMIHVNDGIIHDEPIVPFGGEKHSGVGRLNGDATVEAFTTQKWISVQHGRSTFPI; from the coding sequence ATGTCCTACTTCAGAGATCTGGCCCTGCAGTACATCGATGGTGAGTGGCGGGCCGGTGGCGGCTCGTGGGACATCATCGACTTCAACCCGTACAACGAGGAGAAGCTCGCCTCCATAACGGTCGCCACCGTCGACGAGGTGGACCAGGCGTACCGCGCCGCCGAGCGGGCGCAGCCCGGGTGGGCCGCGACCAACCCGTACAAGCGGCGCGGTGTCTTCGAGCGGGCCCTGCGGATCATCGAGGACCGCGAGCCCGAGCTGATCGAGGTGATCGTCGCGGAGCTCGGCGGCACGCGCGGCAAGGCGGCCTTCGAGCTGCACCTCGCGCGGGAGTTCATGCGCGAGGCGATCCACCTCTCGCTGCGGCCCGAGGGCCGGATCCTCCCGTCGCCCATCGACGGCAAGGAGAACCGGCTGTACCGGCTGCCGGTCGGCGTCGTCGGTGTGATCAGCCCGTTCAACTTCCCGTTCCTGCTGTCGCTGAAGTCCGTCGCCCCGGCGCTGGCGCTCGGCAACGCGGTGGTGCTCAAGCCGCACCAGAACACCCCGATCCTCGGCGGCACCATGGTGGCCAAGGTCTTCGAGGACGCGGGCCTGCCGCCGGGCGTCCTCAACGTCGTCGTCACCGACATCGCCGAGATCGGCGACGCGCTGCTCGAGCACCCCGTGCCGCGGGTGATCTCCTTCACCGGCTCCGACCGCGTCGGCCAGCACGTCGCCACGGTGTGCGCCAAGCACTTCAAGCGGGCCGTACTGGAGTGCGGCGGCAACAGCGCGCTGGTCGTCCTGGACGACGCGGACCTCGACTACGCCGTGGACGCGGCCGTGTTCAGCCGCTTCATCCACCAGGGCCAGGCCTGCATGGCCGCCAACCGCCTGCTGGTCGACCGGTCCGTCGTGGACGAGTTCACCGAGAAGTTCGTCGCGAAGGTGCGGACCCTGAAGACGGGCGACCCGTCCGAGCCCGAGACCCACGTCGGTCCGCTGATCAACTCCTCGCAGGTCGAGTCGGTCATGGCCGCCGTCCAGCAGACCGTCGCGGCCGGCGCCACCGTGCTGACCGGCGGCACCTCCGAGGGCAACATCGTCGTACCGACCGTCCTGACGGACATCCCGGCCGACGCCGCGGTCCTCGGCCAGGAGATCTTCGGCCCGGTCGCGCTGATCATCCCGTTCGACGGGGAGGAGGAGGCGCTCCGCATCGCCAACGACACCCCGTACGGCCTGAGCGGCGGCGTCCACACCGGCGACATCGAGCGCGGCGTGCGGTTCGCCCAGCGCGTCCACACGGGCATGATCCACGTCAACGACGGCATCATCCACGACGAGCCGATCGTCCCCTTCGGCGGCGAGAAGCACTCCGGCGTCGGGCGGCTCAACGGGGACGCGACCGTCGAGGCGTTCACCACCCAGAAGTGGATCTCCGTCCAGCACGGGCGCAGCACCTTCCCGATCTGA
- a CDS encoding helix-turn-helix domain-containing protein encodes MGRVGDVTATESGGSVVRRILLGSQLRRLRESRGITREAAGYSIRASESKISRLELGRVSFKARDVEDLLTLYGVTDEQEREALLGLVREANLAGWWHSYGDVLPGWFQTYIGLEGAASLIRIYEVQFVHGLLQTEAYAHAVVSRGTCPTASAAEIDRRVALRLERQKVLVSERAPRFHAVLDEAALRRPYGDRTVMREQLKHLIEMSERPNITLQVMPFSFGGHSGESGAFTMLRFPESDLSDIVYLEQLTGALYIDKRDEVAQYESAMERLHEESPGPEESRDLLRGLLQLI; translated from the coding sequence ATGGGGAGGGTTGGAGACGTGACCGCGACTGAATCAGGCGGTTCCGTGGTGCGGCGCATCCTGCTGGGCTCACAACTGAGGAGGCTGCGCGAATCGCGCGGCATCACCAGGGAGGCCGCCGGCTACTCGATCCGGGCGTCCGAATCCAAGATCAGCCGGCTGGAGTTGGGAAGGGTGAGCTTCAAGGCGCGGGACGTGGAGGATCTGCTCACGCTCTACGGAGTGACCGACGAACAGGAGCGCGAGGCGCTGCTGGGCCTCGTGCGGGAGGCCAACCTCGCCGGCTGGTGGCACAGTTACGGCGATGTGCTGCCCGGGTGGTTCCAGACGTACATCGGCCTCGAGGGCGCCGCCTCGCTGATCCGCATCTACGAGGTGCAGTTCGTGCACGGGCTGCTCCAGACCGAGGCGTACGCCCACGCGGTCGTGTCGCGCGGGACGTGTCCCACCGCGTCGGCCGCCGAGATCGACCGACGCGTGGCGCTGCGCCTGGAGCGGCAGAAGGTCCTCGTGTCCGAGCGCGCCCCGCGATTTCACGCCGTTCTCGACGAGGCCGCGCTGCGCCGCCCGTACGGCGACCGGACCGTCATGCGGGAGCAGTTGAAGCACCTGATCGAGATGTCGGAGCGGCCCAACATCACCCTCCAGGTGATGCCGTTCAGCTTCGGCGGGCACTCCGGGGAGAGCGGTGCCTTCACCATGCTGCGGTTTCCCGAGTCCGACCTCTCCGACATCGTCTATCTGGAGCAGCTGACGGGCGCGCTGTACATCGACAAGCGCGACGAGGTCGCCCAGTACGAGAGCGCCATGGAGCGGCTTCATGAGGAGAGCCCGGGCCCGGAGGAAAGTCGGGATCTGCTCAGGGGGCTCCTTCAACTCATCTGA
- a CDS encoding ATP-binding protein, whose protein sequence is MGTNGSTMLEPLRQGLPPIDAASVSSSASCALPARYEAVRGARQFTSTTLTQWNIGERFDDVALVVSELVTNALRHALPADTPRDHPLDPPVRLHLMRWAGRLVCAVRDPSPDTPTARAAGEDFAAESGRGLFLVESFSDSWGWHPLAGALHGKVVWALFRLADHP, encoded by the coding sequence ATGGGGACGAATGGATCGACCATGCTCGAGCCGTTAAGGCAGGGGCTTCCTCCGATCGACGCCGCGTCCGTGTCGAGTTCGGCCTCGTGCGCCCTGCCCGCCCGGTACGAAGCGGTGCGCGGGGCACGCCAGTTCACCAGCACCACGCTCACGCAGTGGAACATCGGCGAGCGGTTCGACGACGTGGCGCTCGTCGTCTCCGAGCTCGTCACCAACGCGCTGCGGCACGCGCTCCCGGCCGACACCCCGCGCGACCACCCGCTCGACCCGCCCGTACGGCTGCACCTGATGCGCTGGGCGGGCCGCCTCGTGTGCGCGGTGCGCGACCCCAGCCCGGACACGCCGACCGCGCGTGCGGCGGGGGAGGACTTCGCCGCCGAGTCGGGGCGCGGGCTGTTCCTGGTCGAGTCGTTCAGCGACAGCTGGGGGTGGCACCCGCTGGCGGGCGCGCTGCACGGGAAGGTCGTGTGGGCGCTGTTCCGGCTCGCCGACCATCCGTAG
- a CDS encoding DUF397 domain-containing protein translates to MHHVLNVYNGMAATELHGVVWQKSRHSNSQGSCVEFAKLPGGEVAVRNSRFPDGPALVYTPAEIEALLLGVKDGEFDHLVGG, encoded by the coding sequence GTGCACCACGTGTTGAACGTGTACAACGGCATGGCGGCCACGGAGCTTCACGGGGTCGTCTGGCAGAAGAGTCGGCACAGCAACTCGCAGGGCTCGTGCGTCGAATTCGCCAAGCTGCCCGGGGGAGAGGTCGCGGTGCGCAACTCGCGGTTCCCCGACGGGCCCGCCCTGGTCTACACGCCCGCCGAGATCGAGGCGTTGCTGCTGGGTGTCAAGGACGGGGAGTTCGACCACCTCGTCGGCGGCTGA
- the rpsR gene encoding 30S ribosomal protein S18, whose translation MSPRRAADRKPPKARPNPLDRAGITYIDYKDTDLLRKFISDRGKIRSRRVTRVSAQQQRQLARAVKNAREMALLPYASSSR comes from the coding sequence ATGTCCCCGCGCCGCGCCGCCGACCGCAAGCCGCCGAAGGCCCGCCCCAACCCGCTGGACCGGGCCGGGATCACGTACATCGACTACAAGGACACCGACCTGCTGCGGAAGTTCATCTCCGACCGGGGCAAGATCCGCAGCCGCAGGGTGACCCGGGTCTCGGCCCAGCAGCAGCGGCAGCTGGCCAGGGCGGTCAAGAACGCCCGCGAGATGGCCCTGCTGCCGTACGCGTCATCGTCCCGCTGA